A DNA window from Sulfurovum riftiae contains the following coding sequences:
- a CDS encoding succinyldiaminopimelate transaminase — MNFETYPFEKLNRLLENVIPNGDYSPLSLTIGEPQFETPQFILDALNAHAPLLNKYPKTAGESVLREGMLTYLKDRFGLVLENAQIIPTFGTREVLFNFPQFLLHDVEEPLMVFPNPFYQIYEGAAKASRANVIYLNLNESNGFQPEVDESVLAEANLVILNSPNNPTSSVMGLEEMKRWVKLALKHEFVLLNDECYADLYLDEPVPSMLNASIEAGNENFKNILVINSISKRSSAPGLRSGFIAGDAEILKAYMVYRTYVGCASSLPLQEAAAVAWADQKHVDGFREKYRKNFEIAKEILGIEAPEATFYIWLKVEDEIAFTVRLYEAYNLKVIPGSFLGREGEGKGYVRLALVYEADKTREALQRVASLREKLGIRN; from the coding sequence ATGAACTTCGAAACCTATCCGTTTGAAAAACTGAACCGACTGCTTGAAAATGTGATCCCCAACGGGGATTACAGCCCCCTTTCACTGACCATAGGCGAGCCGCAGTTCGAGACACCGCAGTTCATTCTGGATGCATTGAATGCCCATGCTCCCCTGTTGAACAAATACCCGAAGACAGCAGGAGAATCCGTCCTTAGAGAGGGGATGCTGACCTATCTGAAAGACCGCTTCGGCCTGGTGCTGGAGAATGCCCAGATCATCCCTACCTTCGGTACACGAGAGGTACTGTTCAATTTCCCTCAATTCCTGTTGCATGATGTCGAGGAACCGTTGATGGTCTTCCCCAATCCCTTTTACCAAATCTACGAAGGGGCGGCAAAAGCGAGCAGGGCGAATGTGATCTATCTGAATCTGAACGAAAGCAACGGATTTCAGCCGGAGGTAGATGAGTCCGTACTGGCAGAAGCCAACCTGGTCATTCTCAACTCCCCGAACAACCCGACAAGTTCGGTCATGGGACTGGAAGAGATGAAAAGGTGGGTGAAACTGGCACTGAAACATGAGTTTGTGTTACTCAATGACGAATGTTATGCCGACCTTTATCTGGATGAACCGGTACCTTCCATGCTCAATGCCAGCATCGAAGCGGGGAACGAGAATTTCAAGAACATACTGGTCATCAACTCCATCTCAAAACGTTCTTCCGCACCGGGGCTTCGCAGCGGTTTCATCGCCGGTGATGCGGAGATACTCAAAGCATATATGGTCTACCGTACCTATGTGGGCTGTGCTTCTTCGCTGCCGCTGCAGGAAGCTGCAGCTGTTGCCTGGGCAGATCAAAAGCATGTAGATGGTTTCAGGGAGAAGTACAGGAAGAATTTCGAGATCGCCAAAGAGATATTGGGCATAGAGGCACCCGAAGCCACATTCTATATCTGGCTTAAAGTGGAAGATGAGATCGCTTTTACGGTAAGACTCTATGAAGCCTACAATCTCAAAGTGATCCCGGGTTCTTTCCTGGGAAGAGAAGGGGAAGGCAAAGGCTATGTCAGACTTGCACTGGTTTATGAAGCGGATAAAACCAGAGAAGCACTTCAACGTGTTGCTTCGTTGCGTGAAAAATTAGGAATTAGGAATTAG
- a CDS encoding endonuclease MutS2, producing the protein MSAKFTNEKSIIQKLDLDGYIRQFKQFFAREKDVAMMGDINQHFRYIKSLSSVQFPTPAIVPNLDTELNRIRKQGILSLDEIHAFVTMISYFNTLKTVSFSEPVASWIREIEIPEEILEVLGYFTEEGDINPERDPELFKLERAIKQNRTEIKETLYKLAHSSRLRDYLVDTQVHFNGGEETLLVRGGFNNAIKATVAARSSGGFFYIIPQSISHLKEKESALLSNKEELIYRYCKEISATFFKWERFLAYINKEYDRFDHYQARVSFARAREYEFVLPSRHKHIKLQDFAHPAIEDPVPVTIDLSKQIMLITGVNAGGKTMLLKSLLSAVYMSKYLLPFKCDVSKTEVGHYKSIEAVIDDPQSVKNDISTFAGRMQEFAKLFAKEDAIVGVDEIELGTDSDEAASLFRVMLDELRKKGITFIVTTHHKRLASLMASDDEVELIAALYDEERRVPTYTFLQGSIGKSYAFETAQRYGVPVGIVNRAKKVYGEDKENLNELIERSTSLEREMRQKIAKIDEELKAVEKQKQRLEEEELKLKEQHRKAIATLENRYNAATKKAREALKAKESTEGRRLLNIAHQRKEFRQKEIKRVTEEPLKEGDKVKYRSHKGEILAIRGKDATIIVDGMKMRVPLSQLKRRGDIPQVKAVSKPKEAKVNVEKSGATVSVKLLGMYGDEAIDTVDKFLSDALVNGLNEVQIIHGTGGGVLAKLVTEYLKQHPKIQKFYRMPGNLGITVVEL; encoded by the coding sequence GTGTCAGCAAAATTTACAAACGAAAAATCCATCATACAGAAACTTGACCTTGACGGATACATCCGGCAGTTCAAACAGTTCTTCGCACGTGAAAAAGATGTAGCGATGATGGGTGATATCAACCAGCACTTCCGTTATATCAAATCACTCTCATCGGTCCAATTCCCCACCCCTGCCATCGTTCCAAACCTTGATACGGAACTCAATCGCATTAGAAAGCAGGGGATCCTCTCTCTCGATGAGATCCATGCTTTCGTTACGATGATCTCCTATTTCAATACGCTTAAAACCGTCAGTTTCAGCGAACCTGTAGCTTCCTGGATACGTGAGATAGAGATCCCCGAAGAGATCCTCGAGGTACTGGGCTATTTTACCGAAGAGGGAGACATCAACCCTGAACGAGATCCTGAACTTTTCAAACTTGAACGCGCCATCAAACAGAACAGGACGGAGATCAAAGAGACACTTTATAAATTGGCACACTCCAGCAGGCTGAGAGATTATCTGGTCGATACTCAGGTGCACTTCAACGGCGGAGAGGAGACCCTGCTGGTTCGAGGCGGGTTCAACAATGCCATCAAAGCGACGGTCGCGGCACGGAGTTCGGGAGGCTTCTTTTACATCATTCCCCAGAGTATCTCACACCTCAAAGAGAAGGAGTCGGCGCTTCTGAGCAACAAAGAGGAGCTTATCTACCGCTATTGCAAGGAGATATCGGCTACCTTTTTCAAGTGGGAACGTTTCCTTGCCTATATCAACAAAGAGTATGACAGGTTCGACCACTACCAGGCACGTGTCAGTTTTGCCAGGGCCAGAGAGTATGAGTTCGTACTCCCAAGCAGGCACAAACATATCAAACTGCAGGATTTTGCCCATCCTGCCATTGAAGACCCTGTCCCTGTCACGATCGATCTTTCCAAACAGATCATGCTGATCACCGGAGTGAATGCCGGAGGTAAAACGATGCTGCTCAAGTCGCTTCTGAGTGCAGTGTATATGAGCAAGTATCTGCTGCCGTTCAAGTGCGATGTCTCCAAGACAGAAGTAGGTCATTACAAAAGTATCGAAGCGGTCATTGACGATCCGCAGTCGGTCAAGAACGACATCTCCACTTTTGCGGGACGTATGCAGGAGTTCGCAAAACTCTTTGCCAAAGAGGATGCCATCGTCGGTGTGGATGAGATAGAACTGGGGACTGACAGTGACGAAGCGGCGAGCCTGTTCCGTGTCATGCTCGATGAACTGAGAAAAAAAGGGATCACCTTCATTGTGACCACCCACCACAAACGTCTGGCTTCTCTGATGGCAAGTGACGATGAAGTGGAACTCATCGCTGCACTCTATGATGAAGAACGAAGGGTACCGACCTATACTTTCCTGCAGGGGAGTATCGGCAAGAGTTATGCTTTTGAAACGGCACAGCGTTACGGTGTACCGGTAGGCATTGTGAACAGGGCCAAAAAGGTGTACGGTGAAGACAAGGAGAATCTCAATGAGCTCATAGAACGTTCGACCTCGCTCGAGCGGGAGATGCGCCAGAAGATAGCCAAGATCGATGAAGAGCTCAAAGCAGTGGAAAAGCAGAAACAGCGCCTCGAAGAGGAAGAGCTGAAACTCAAAGAGCAGCACAGAAAAGCGATCGCCACTTTGGAGAACCGATACAATGCAGCGACAAAAAAGGCAAGAGAGGCACTCAAGGCCAAAGAGTCTACCGAGGGGCGAAGACTGCTCAACATTGCCCATCAGCGCAAAGAGTTCCGGCAAAAAGAGATCAAACGTGTGACTGAAGAACCGCTCAAAGAGGGAGACAAGGTCAAATATCGGTCCCACAAAGGAGAAATCCTTGCTATACGCGGCAAAGATGCCACGATCATAGTGGACGGGATGAAAATGCGTGTACCTCTCTCGCAGCTCAAACGCCGGGGAGACATCCCCCAGGTCAAAGCGGTGTCCAAACCGAAAGAGGCAAAAGTAAATGTCGAAAAGAGCGGTGCGACCGTGTCGGTCAAGCTGCTTGGCATGTACGGTGATGAAGCCATAGATACGGTCGACAAATTTCTTTCCGATGCGCTGGTCAACGGGTTGAACGAAGTACAGATCATTCACGGCACCGGAGGGGGCGTGTTGGCCAAACTGGTCACCGAGTATCTCAAGCAGCACCCGAAGATACAGAAGTTCTACCGCATGCCGGGCAACCTGGGTATCACGGTTGTGGAGCTGTAA
- the murC gene encoding UDP-N-acetylmuramate--L-alanine ligase encodes MKIHFIGIGGIGLSALAKFLYNDGHKISGSDIRQTEITNDLATNFDAKITIPHHADAVEGVDRVIYSAAVRPNNPEYQRAKELGIELLSRKESLKFILGEKKVYAVGGAHGKSTTSAMLASIVPESNALIGAISKEFGSNVRNFPNDRVVFEADESDESFLNSNPYLAIVTNVEPEHMEYYEYDEERFYNAYRKFLSLAKVRVINAEDEFLSSLDMESIKLYPSKDIRNIEFLLLNGEPHTRFELLNLGAFDVFGFGEHIALDAALAILAALELGEELEAIRKNFRNYKGIKKRFDIVQNQEQMVVIDDYGHHPTEIKVTMHSLQNYKKLRGFNTLNVIWQPHKYSRTIDNLQGFVECFDGVDELVILPIWSAGELEVDIDLKGAFSRYKLLMADSVTKEDSVVKVFKDGHVIREYTEGLVSAFGAGDITYQIRGEA; translated from the coding sequence ATGAAGATACATTTTATAGGCATCGGCGGTATAGGCCTTTCGGCATTGGCAAAATTTCTATACAATGACGGACACAAGATCTCAGGGTCGGATATCAGACAGACGGAGATCACGAACGATCTGGCAACGAATTTCGATGCGAAGATCACCATACCCCATCATGCCGATGCGGTGGAAGGGGTGGACAGGGTCATCTACTCTGCAGCCGTCCGTCCAAATAATCCGGAGTACCAGAGGGCCAAAGAGTTAGGGATCGAACTGCTATCCCGCAAAGAGTCTCTGAAATTTATTCTGGGTGAGAAAAAGGTCTATGCCGTTGGCGGGGCACACGGCAAGAGTACGACCTCCGCCATGCTTGCTTCCATCGTCCCCGAATCCAATGCGCTTATCGGTGCGATCTCCAAAGAGTTCGGCTCCAACGTACGCAATTTCCCCAATGACAGAGTGGTCTTCGAGGCTGACGAGAGCGATGAGAGTTTTCTGAACTCCAACCCCTATCTTGCCATCGTCACCAATGTCGAACCCGAACATATGGAGTATTATGAGTATGACGAGGAGCGTTTCTACAACGCCTACAGAAAGTTCCTCTCTCTGGCTAAGGTCCGTGTGATCAATGCAGAAGATGAATTCCTCTCGTCGCTCGATATGGAGAGTATCAAACTCTACCCTTCCAAAGATATCCGAAATATAGAATTCCTTCTGCTCAACGGTGAACCGCACACACGGTTCGAACTGCTGAATCTTGGTGCCTTCGATGTATTCGGTTTCGGCGAACACATTGCACTCGATGCCGCTTTGGCCATCCTGGCCGCACTGGAACTGGGAGAAGAACTCGAAGCGATACGCAAAAATTTCCGTAACTACAAAGGGATCAAAAAACGTTTCGATATCGTACAGAACCAGGAACAGATGGTGGTCATTGACGATTACGGCCATCACCCCACCGAGATCAAAGTAACGATGCACTCTTTGCAGAACTACAAGAAACTGCGTGGCTTCAACACGCTCAACGTGATCTGGCAGCCGCATAAATATTCACGTACCATTGACAACCTTCAAGGTTTCGTGGAGTGTTTCGACGGTGTGGATGAACTGGTGATCCTGCCGATCTGGTCCGCAGGTGAACTGGAAGTGGATATTGACCTCAAAGGCGCTTTCAGCCGCTATAAACTCTTGATGGCGGATTCTGTGACCAAAGAGGATTCTGTGGTGAAGGTCTTCAAGGACGGACATGTGATACGTGAATATACCGAAGGGCTTGTCTCTGCATTCGGAGCGGGAGACATTACCTATCAGATACGGGGTGAAGCGTAA
- a CDS encoding fumarate reductase iron-sulfur subunit, which translates to MPENEEYREIEITVFRYNPQDKDSEPVFQTFTLTETPGMTLYIALIQIWSKMDHDLSFDFVCRAGICGSCSMVVNGRPRLACKTRTNEFEDGKITLLPLPAFKHIKDLSVDTGNWMNEMSKNLESWIHTQEETDLSRIEKPVDPEVADEVFELDRCIECGICLASCSTKIMRPDFVGAVGLNRVARFSIDPHDQRSDEDFYELVGDENGVFGCMSLMGCEDHCPKNLPLQTKIAYMRRKMVKVK; encoded by the coding sequence ATGCCTGAGAATGAAGAGTACAGAGAGATAGAGATCACCGTTTTCCGTTACAATCCGCAGGACAAGGATTCAGAACCGGTATTTCAGACATTCACACTGACCGAAACACCCGGTATGACACTTTATATCGCATTGATACAGATCTGGTCCAAGATGGACCATGACCTCAGTTTTGACTTCGTCTGTCGTGCGGGTATCTGCGGAAGCTGCTCCATGGTGGTCAACGGCAGGCCCAGACTTGCCTGTAAAACACGTACCAACGAGTTCGAGGATGGCAAGATCACACTGCTGCCTCTACCGGCCTTCAAACATATCAAGGACCTCTCCGTCGATACGGGGAACTGGATGAACGAGATGAGCAAGAACCTGGAGAGCTGGATCCATACCCAGGAGGAGACGGATCTTTCTCGTATCGAAAAGCCGGTCGATCCCGAAGTGGCGGATGAGGTCTTTGAACTGGATCGCTGTATCGAATGCGGTATCTGCCTTGCAAGCTGCTCGACAAAGATCATGCGTCCCGATTTTGTCGGTGCGGTAGGCTTGAACCGGGTGGCACGTTTTTCGATCGATCCGCATGACCAGAGAAGCGATGAGGATTTTTATGAACTTGTAGGTGATGAGAATGGCGTCTTTGGCTGTATGAGCCTGATGGGTTGTGAGGACCACTGTCCCAAAAATCTCCCGCTTCAGACCAAGATCGCCTACATGAGACGTAAAATGGTGAAGGTAAAATAG
- a CDS encoding adenylate kinase, whose protein sequence is MSKKLILIIGAPGAGKSTQAKLLAQKYPEKITSYSTGELLKQESQSGSVVGKIISDYFYKGHLVPSTIIIDTVLDAIKAAPTEVVVIEGFPRKEKQVKLFGDVLFHHDDIELLNVIEISISDMMAKERFTGSEEIFENEMQAFKETIAEVEKYYAEHDLLKVVDGEASLEDVFNQIEEIIREKV, encoded by the coding sequence ATGTCAAAAAAACTAATTCTCATCATCGGTGCGCCAGGTGCGGGCAAGTCCACACAAGCGAAGCTGCTTGCGCAGAAATACCCTGAAAAGATCACAAGCTACTCGACAGGAGAGCTACTTAAACAGGAAAGTCAGAGTGGTTCAGTCGTAGGAAAGATCATCAGTGACTACTTCTACAAAGGCCATCTCGTACCTTCTACGATCATTATCGATACCGTACTTGATGCCATCAAAGCAGCCCCGACCGAGGTGGTCGTTATAGAAGGCTTCCCCAGAAAAGAGAAACAGGTAAAACTTTTTGGCGATGTACTCTTCCACCATGATGACATCGAGCTTCTCAATGTCATTGAGATCTCCATCAGCGATATGATGGCAAAAGAACGTTTCACTGGCTCCGAAGAGATATTTGAGAATGAGATGCAGGCCTTCAAAGAGACGATCGCAGAAGTAGAGAAATACTATGCAGAACATGATCTTCTCAAAGTCGTGGACGGAGAGGCTTCACTCGAAGATGTCTTCAACCAGATCGAAGAGATCATCCGCGAAAAAGTTTAA
- a CDS encoding fumarate reductase cytochrome b subunit, whose product MLNRESVTELLTGKDSTKRKSRMPARIDFLQSASGLILAIFIMFHIVFEGSILLGKEAMYTLTKMFEGEPFIEGGEPLIISVLAFIIFSLFVLHAGVAVRKFPSSYREYQRYAEHKELLNHSDTNLWNVQITTGFIMFFLGSIHLYMMMTQPENIGPYASSDRIYSDLMWPMYLVLLISVVLHGGIGLYRLIIKWGWFDGKDPKRNRQRSRKIAKVLVTLYLLLGLASLATYMKIGYEHRDAYGERYVPGSEK is encoded by the coding sequence ATGCTTAACAGGGAAAGTGTTACTGAGCTTTTGACCGGAAAAGACAGTACAAAACGCAAAAGCAGGATGCCCGCAAGGATCGATTTTCTACAGAGTGCCAGCGGACTGATACTGGCGATCTTCATTATGTTTCATATTGTTTTTGAAGGTTCCATACTTCTGGGAAAAGAGGCAATGTATACATTGACGAAGATGTTCGAGGGAGAGCCTTTCATCGAAGGGGGAGAACCTCTTATCATCTCGGTGCTTGCATTCATTATCTTTTCGCTGTTCGTACTGCATGCGGGTGTGGCAGTACGGAAATTTCCCTCTTCCTACAGAGAATATCAGCGTTATGCCGAACACAAAGAGCTCCTGAACCACAGTGATACGAACCTATGGAACGTGCAGATCACGACAGGGTTCATCATGTTCTTTTTGGGATCTATCCATCTTTACATGATGATGACACAGCCTGAGAATATCGGTCCCTATGCCTCGTCGGATAGAATTTACAGTGACCTGATGTGGCCGATGTACCTTGTATTGCTGATCTCGGTCGTGCTGCATGGAGGGATAGGCCTTTACCGTCTTATCATCAAATGGGGCTGGTTTGACGGAAAGGACCCGAAACGAAACAGACAGAGAAGCAGAAAGATAGCCAAAGTACTGGTAACACTTTATCTGCTGCTTGGACTGGCCTCGTTGGCTACCTATATGAAAATAGGCTATGAGCATCGGGATGCCTATGGCGAAAGATATGTTCCGGGGAGTGAGAAATGA
- a CDS encoding fumarate reductase flavoprotein subunit, translating into MKIIYTDALIVGGGLAGLRSAIAAREKGLDTIVLSMVPVKRSHSAAAQGGMQASLANSVMGEGDNEDVHFADTVKGSDWGCDQKVARMFVTTAPKAIRELAAWGVPWSRIGKGDRTIVRNGKQETITEREEAYGLINARDFGGTKKWRTCYTSDATGHTMLYAVANEALKRDVIIHDKKEAISIIHDNGVCYGVVVRDLINGDLIAYVARGTMIATGGYGRIYKQSTNAIICKGIGTAIALETGIAELGNMEAVQFHPTPIVPSGILLTEGCRGDGGVLRDKDGYRFMPDYEPEKKELASRDVVSRRMIEHIRKGKGVKSPYGDHLWLDISILGREHIEKNLRDVQDIAISFNGIDPADEGEKGWMPVLPMQHYSMGGIRVKPTGESTTLQGLFSAGEAACWDLHGFNRLGGNSVSEAVVAGMIVGEYFAQYCQETHLKTNTSVIEEHLEAQMDYLKEILARDGGLNIFDIKDEMRTIMQEKVGIFRNGEDLLDAVHRLEELLKKTKEITVESKSMGNNPGLNEVYRVTKMLKLALCVAKGALQRTESRGAHYREDFPKRDDMHWLKRTITTWPNPEDTLPTIHYEELDIMEMELPPAFRGYGRKGSLIENPLSAQREAEIEEIKKTLETVDRFTIQEALLEYELPGNLKHKNERVGVGYA; encoded by the coding sequence ATGAAGATAATCTATACAGATGCACTGATCGTAGGCGGAGGATTGGCCGGGCTGCGCTCCGCCATCGCCGCACGTGAGAAAGGGCTCGATACGATTGTATTGAGTATGGTCCCTGTCAAGCGTTCACACTCTGCTGCTGCGCAGGGTGGTATGCAGGCAAGTCTGGCGAACAGTGTCATGGGAGAGGGGGACAATGAAGATGTCCACTTTGCCGATACGGTCAAAGGGTCCGACTGGGGATGTGACCAGAAAGTGGCACGGATGTTCGTCACTACTGCACCCAAAGCTATTCGCGAACTGGCTGCGTGGGGTGTGCCATGGAGCCGTATAGGCAAGGGAGACCGCACGATTGTACGTAACGGAAAACAAGAGACTATCACGGAACGCGAAGAGGCATATGGGCTGATCAATGCCAGAGATTTCGGCGGGACCAAGAAGTGGCGTACCTGCTATACCTCTGATGCCACAGGCCACACTATGCTCTATGCAGTTGCGAACGAAGCACTCAAACGGGACGTGATCATTCACGACAAGAAAGAGGCGATCTCCATCATCCATGATAACGGGGTCTGCTATGGGGTAGTGGTACGTGACCTGATAAACGGAGATCTCATCGCTTATGTGGCACGCGGAACGATGATCGCTACAGGCGGTTACGGGCGTATCTACAAACAGTCCACCAACGCGATCATCTGTAAAGGGATCGGAACAGCCATTGCACTCGAAACAGGCATAGCCGAACTGGGCAACATGGAAGCCGTACAATTCCACCCCACACCGATCGTACCTTCCGGGATACTGCTGACAGAGGGATGCCGCGGAGACGGGGGTGTCCTGCGTGACAAGGACGGATACCGTTTCATGCCGGACTATGAACCGGAGAAGAAGGAACTTGCCTCAAGGGATGTCGTCAGCCGCCGTATGATAGAGCACATCCGTAAGGGTAAGGGAGTGAAGTCGCCTTACGGGGACCACCTCTGGCTCGATATCTCCATCCTGGGGCGCGAACACATCGAGAAGAACCTGCGTGATGTGCAGGATATCGCCATCAGTTTCAACGGCATAGATCCGGCGGATGAGGGTGAAAAAGGATGGATGCCGGTCCTGCCGATGCAGCACTACTCCATGGGAGGTATCCGTGTCAAGCCTACGGGAGAGAGCACGACCCTTCAGGGGCTTTTCTCTGCAGGCGAAGCGGCCTGCTGGGACCTGCACGGGTTCAACCGTCTGGGAGGGAACTCTGTCAGTGAAGCAGTGGTCGCGGGTATGATCGTGGGCGAGTATTTCGCACAGTACTGCCAGGAGACACACCTCAAGACCAATACTTCGGTCATAGAGGAACATCTGGAAGCACAAATGGACTATCTAAAAGAGATCCTTGCGCGTGACGGAGGGTTGAATATCTTTGATATCAAAGATGAGATGCGGACCATTATGCAGGAGAAAGTAGGGATATTCCGAAACGGAGAAGACCTGCTCGATGCGGTACACCGTCTTGAAGAGCTGCTCAAAAAGACCAAAGAGATCACTGTCGAGTCAAAAAGTATGGGGAACAACCCCGGGCTCAATGAAGTGTATCGTGTGACAAAAATGCTCAAGCTGGCACTTTGTGTCGCCAAAGGCGCATTACAGCGGACAGAGAGCAGAGGCGCACACTACAGGGAGGATTTCCCGAAACGTGACGATATGCACTGGCTGAAACGTACCATTACCACCTGGCCGAATCCGGAAGATACCCTTCCAACGATCCATTACGAAGAGCTTGACATCATGGAGATGGAACTTCCTCCAGCATTCAGAGGCTACGGACGCAAGGGTTCCCTGATAGAGAACCCTTTGAGTGCGCAGCGTGAAGCGGAGATAGAAGAGATCAAAAAGACACTGGAGACGGTCGACAGATTCACAATTCAGGAGGCTCTGCTTGAGTATGAGCTTCCCGGAAACCTGAAACACAAAAATGAGAGAGTAGGAGTAGGCTATGCCTGA
- a CDS encoding arylesterase gives MKYVIAAALLLILFTFFQGKEPKMQKLKSGDTILAFGDSLTYGFGASPNESYPAQLQKFSGVHVINAGINGESSSEGLQRLPSLLDDPSVKLMILCFGGNDILQKKPMDQLKVNLRAMISMARAKGVDVLLVSVPNLSLFGLSPLDLYKELSKEEGVPLVSGLLAEVLGNPALKSDQIHPNAKGYKKMARRIHEVLREQGWL, from the coding sequence ATGAAATATGTCATTGCCGCAGCACTTTTACTCATTCTCTTTACATTCTTCCAAGGCAAAGAGCCCAAAATGCAGAAACTGAAGAGCGGCGATACCATTCTGGCATTCGGGGACAGCCTGACATACGGCTTTGGTGCTTCTCCCAACGAGAGTTATCCGGCACAGCTGCAGAAATTCAGCGGTGTTCACGTCATCAATGCGGGTATCAACGGGGAGAGCTCTTCTGAAGGCTTGCAGCGCCTGCCTTCGCTTCTGGATGATCCCTCTGTCAAGCTGATGATCCTCTGTTTTGGAGGAAACGATATCCTACAAAAAAAACCGATGGATCAACTCAAAGTGAATCTGAGAGCGATGATCTCCATGGCCAGGGCCAAAGGAGTCGATGTACTCCTGGTCTCGGTACCCAACCTTTCTCTTTTCGGTCTCTCTCCACTTGACCTTTATAAAGAGCTGTCCAAAGAGGAAGGAGTCCCTCTTGTCAGCGGATTACTGGCAGAGGTCCTTGGCAATCCGGCACTCAAAAGCGACCAGATCCACCCCAATGCAAAAGGCTACAAAAAAATGGCAAGGCGCATTCATGAAGTACTCAGAGAACAGGGATGGCTGTGA
- a CDS encoding diacylglycerol kinase, whose translation MRNKFLGTGEKGYHPLRKFKVILSGLRFSMIDFSVSYKLVLSVLVIVPSLFLHQWVDSSIIILATVMMLTAEMFNTVVEAMCDYMQSDYDPKIGMIKDVAAAATGIAIFAWIVILVVEVYELFYKA comes from the coding sequence ATGAGAAACAAGTTTTTAGGCACAGGGGAGAAGGGGTACCACCCCCTTCGAAAATTCAAAGTGATCCTCTCGGGACTGCGTTTTTCCATGATCGATTTTTCGGTGAGTTACAAGCTTGTACTTTCAGTACTGGTGATCGTCCCCAGTCTTTTTCTGCATCAATGGGTCGACTCATCCATCATCATATTGGCAACAGTGATGATGCTGACAGCAGAAATGTTCAATACCGTCGTAGAAGCGATGTGTGACTATATGCAGAGCGATTATGATCCAAAGATAGGTATGATCAAAGATGTAGCTGCAGCCGCGACCGGCATTGCGATCTTTGCCTGGATCGTTATTCTGGTGGTCGAGGTATACGAGCTTTTTTATAAAGCGTAA